From a single Bacillus pumilus genomic region:
- a CDS encoding histidine phosphatase family protein: MTTICLVRHGETDWNAAKRIQGRTDIPLNDTGKWQAEQTGLYLKDAHWDVVISSPLTRAKETAHLILKHINAPLVIMEDFIERDYGDAEGMSFEERQKLFPDKQYPNMEPLEAIQDRMVEGIEKVRAAYPDQQVLIVAHGAAIHALLATLADKHLDLENTRLVNACLNYVEWKDGEWKVLDYNVVSHLTQSSPS; the protein is encoded by the coding sequence TTGACAACAATTTGCCTAGTCAGACACGGGGAAACAGATTGGAATGCAGCGAAACGAATTCAAGGTCGTACAGATATCCCTTTAAACGACACTGGTAAATGGCAGGCTGAACAAACGGGCCTTTATTTAAAGGATGCCCATTGGGATGTGGTCATTTCCAGTCCGCTTACAAGGGCAAAAGAAACAGCACACCTAATTTTAAAACATATCAATGCCCCTCTTGTGATCATGGAAGATTTCATTGAACGTGATTATGGAGACGCTGAAGGTATGTCGTTTGAGGAACGTCAAAAGCTGTTTCCAGATAAACAGTATCCAAATATGGAACCGCTTGAAGCAATTCAAGACCGAATGGTAGAAGGAATTGAAAAAGTCCGAGCAGCCTATCCAGATCAACAAGTTCTCATCGTGGCGCACGGCGCTGCCATCCATGCTTTACTCGCTACGCTAGCGGATAAACATCTAGATCTAGAGAACACGAGACTTGTCAATGCATGCTTAAATTATGTGGAATGGAAAGATGGTGAATGGAAAGTCCTTGATTACAACGTGGTCAGCCATTTAACTCAATCTTCCCCATCTTAA
- a CDS encoding sporulation protein produces the protein MKKILAGVVIFGLLLITFFYVFSRTSETFDENRVEKLLLSPANESISYEIDDKDTAEDLIEELNKGKQTSNHLKKNIKGPDYIAKVMYGRTNGTTFQLWTNRSQVVFLVDGTYYELNQKQSNSFQKQLKEAIQKG, from the coding sequence ATGAAGAAAATCCTTGCAGGAGTTGTGATCTTTGGACTTTTACTTATTACCTTCTTTTATGTGTTCAGCCGGACGAGCGAAACCTTTGATGAAAATCGAGTAGAAAAATTGCTGCTTTCACCTGCGAACGAGTCCATTTCCTATGAAATAGATGATAAAGATACAGCAGAAGATTTAATTGAAGAATTAAACAAAGGCAAGCAAACAAGCAATCATCTCAAAAAAAATATAAAAGGACCCGATTATATTGCTAAGGTGATGTATGGGCGAACGAACGGCACCACCTTTCAGCTCTGGACAAACCGATCACAGGTCGTTTTTTTAGTAGATGGCACGTATTATGAATTGAATCAAAAACAGTCGAATTCTTTTCAGAAACAGTTAAAAGAAGCCATTCAAAAGGGCTAA
- a CDS encoding methyl-accepting chemotaxis protein → MADMSQAGTQISAQVEEKSIGGKKELEIQQTQMNQIDGSMTKIETEIKRLEEIAKQIEQIFGIVTGIAEQTNLLSLNASIESARAGEHGKGFAVVANEVRKLSEDTKKTVSTVSELVNNTNSQIAIVSQHIADVNLLVTDSKEKMTQINSLFDDIVSSMNLSKNQNGKIEIDLQTFLNELKEVKQTVSQVASSVESLTSLTNR, encoded by the coding sequence ATGGCAGACATGTCACAAGCTGGAACGCAAATTTCAGCACAGGTCGAAGAAAAATCGATCGGTGGTAAAAAAGAATTAGAAATTCAGCAAACTCAAATGAACCAAATTGATGGTAGCATGACGAAGATTGAAACGGAAATTAAGCGTTTAGAAGAAATCGCGAAACAGATTGAACAAATCTTTGGGATTGTCACAGGTATTGCAGAGCAAACGAACTTGCTATCTTTAAATGCCTCAATCGAATCTGCACGGGCAGGTGAACATGGTAAAGGCTTCGCTGTCGTAGCAAATGAAGTTCGTAAATTATCTGAGGACACAAAGAAAACGGTTTCAACTGTATCTGAACTCGTCAACAATACCAATTCACAAATCGCCATAGTGTCACAGCACATTGCCGATGTGAATTTACTTGTGACAGACAGTAAAGAAAAAATGACTCAAATCAATTCGCTCTTCGATGATATCGTAAGCAGCATGAACTTAAGCAAAAACCAAAATGGAAAAATTGAAATAGATCTTCAAACCTTCCTTAATGAATTAAAGGAAGTCAAACAAACGGTATCTCAAGTTGCCAGCTCAGTCGAATCCTTAACAAGTCTCACAAATCGCTAA
- a CDS encoding serine alkaline protease SapB: MKKKNVMTSVLLAVPLLFSAGFGGSMANAETVSKSDSEKSYIVGFKASATTNSSKKQAVTQNGGKLEKQYRLINAAQVKMSEQAAKKLEHDPSIAYVEEDHKAEAYAQTVPYGIPQIKAPAVHAQGYKGANVKVAVLDTGIHAAHPDLNVAGGASFVPSEPNATQDFQSHGTHVAGTIAALDNTIGVLGVAPRASLYAVKVLDRYGDGQYSWIISGIEWAVANNMDVINMSLGGPNGSTALKNAVDTANNRGVVVVAAAGNSGSTGSTSTVGYPAKYDSTIAVANVNSSNVRNSSSSAGPELDVSAPGTSILSTVPSSGYTSYTGTSMASPHVAGAAALILSKYPNLSTSQVRQRLENTATPLGNSFYYGKGLINVQAASN; the protein is encoded by the coding sequence GTGAAAAAGAAAAATGTGATGACAAGTGTTTTATTGGCTGTCCCTCTACTGTTTTCAGCTGGGTTTGGAGGCTCTATGGCGAATGCTGAGACGGTCTCAAAGTCAGATAGTGAAAAGAGCTATATTGTTGGCTTTAAAGCTTCTGCCACCACAAACAGCTCTAAAAAACAAGCGGTGACTCAAAATGGTGGAAAACTTGAAAAACAATACCGCCTCATTAATGCCGCCCAAGTAAAAATGTCCGAACAAGCCGCCAAAAAACTTGAACATGACCCTAGCATTGCTTACGTAGAAGAAGACCACAAAGCAGAAGCATATGCACAAACCGTCCCTTACGGAATCCCTCAAATCAAAGCTCCAGCTGTACACGCTCAAGGTTATAAAGGTGCTAATGTCAAAGTAGCTGTCCTTGATACTGGAATCCACGCTGCACACCCTGACTTAAATGTTGCAGGCGGTGCCAGCTTCGTCCCTTCAGAGCCAAATGCCACCCAAGATTTTCAATCACACGGAACTCACGTAGCCGGAACTATTGCTGCCCTTGATAACACAATTGGTGTCCTTGGGGTCGCTCCAAGAGCTTCCCTATATGCTGTTAAAGTATTAGACCGCTATGGCGACGGACAATACAGCTGGATCATTAGCGGTATTGAATGGGCTGTAGCCAATAACATGGATGTCATCAACATGAGCTTAGGCGGGCCAAACGGTTCAACAGCACTTAAAAATGCCGTTGATACAGCGAATAACCGTGGAGTCGTTGTTGTGGCGGCCGCAGGTAACTCAGGTTCCACAGGCTCTACAAGTACAGTTGGCTATCCAGCAAAATATGATTCTACCATTGCCGTTGCGAATGTGAACAGCAGCAATGTGAGAAACTCGTCTTCCAGCGCAGGCCCTGAATTAGATGTTTCTGCACCTGGTACTTCAATTTTAAGTACAGTACCAAGTAGTGGATACACCTCTTATACTGGAACGTCTATGGCATCTCCTCATGTAGCAGGAGCAGCAGCGCTTATCCTTTCTAAGTATCCGAATCTATCAACTTCTCAGGTTCGCCAGCGCTTAGAAAACACGGCAACACCGCTTGGTAACTCCTTCTATTACGGAAAAGGATTAATCAACGTTCAAGCGGCTTCTAACTAA
- a CDS encoding M48 family metallopeptidase translates to MRIRKWAALATVAYILYGLFIYSYLYLLGDSAVPESVKGTSADPHTFMTSHELVISENFSNIRNLLYFITIPLDWYVFFLLLISGFSRKLADWSLAAARFTLLSKLVYVFVLSLLTMLISMPIKWIGYQISLHYGVSAQSTASWFKDQTLDFWIQYPLLALCAIVFFWLIQKRRKRWWLYAWGLTVPFTLFLFFIQPVVIDPLYNNFYPLKDQALEDKILTLADKAHIPADHVYEVNMSEKTNTMNAYVTGIGENKRIVLWDTTLQKLKDREILFIMAHEMGHYVMKHVYIGLAGYLVLSLAGLFAIDRLYFYLYQKGAALFRLKGSHDIAALPLLLIIVSALSFSVSPFTNAVSRHQERAADEYAVNLTKDGESGVTSFQKLAKSGLSQVNPPLLVKVFRYGHPTMMERIMEMEEAAKKEEATHKQ, encoded by the coding sequence ATGCGAATACGTAAATGGGCAGCTCTTGCAACGGTAGCATACATATTATACGGTCTTTTTATTTATTCTTATTTGTATCTGTTGGGGGATTCAGCGGTTCCTGAAAGTGTGAAAGGAACAAGTGCAGATCCGCATACCTTTATGACAAGCCATGAGCTTGTCATCAGCGAGAATTTCTCGAACATCCGTAACCTGCTGTATTTCATCACAATTCCGTTAGATTGGTATGTCTTTTTCCTTTTGCTCATTTCAGGATTTTCTCGGAAGTTAGCAGACTGGAGCCTGGCAGCAGCTCGTTTTACATTGTTAAGCAAATTGGTGTATGTGTTTGTGCTATCGCTTTTGACAATGCTGATTTCAATGCCTATTAAATGGATTGGTTATCAGATTTCTTTGCACTACGGAGTATCTGCTCAAAGTACGGCAAGCTGGTTTAAAGACCAAACATTAGATTTCTGGATTCAATATCCGCTTCTTGCCTTATGTGCAATCGTCTTCTTTTGGCTCATTCAAAAGAGAAGAAAACGGTGGTGGCTGTATGCATGGGGTTTGACAGTCCCATTCACGTTGTTCCTCTTCTTTATACAGCCGGTCGTCATTGATCCGTTATATAACAATTTTTATCCACTAAAGGATCAAGCTCTTGAGGATAAAATATTAACGCTTGCAGACAAAGCACATATTCCGGCAGACCATGTCTATGAGGTCAATATGTCTGAGAAAACGAATACGATGAACGCTTATGTCACAGGGATTGGTGAAAATAAGCGTATCGTCTTATGGGACACGACACTGCAAAAGCTGAAAGATCGTGAAATTTTATTTATCATGGCGCATGAAATGGGACATTACGTTATGAAGCATGTTTATATAGGATTAGCAGGATATTTAGTGCTGTCACTTGCTGGTTTATTTGCGATCGATCGTCTTTATTTTTATTTGTATCAAAAGGGAGCGGCCTTGTTTCGGCTGAAGGGGTCACACGACATTGCCGCTCTTCCGCTTCTTCTCATCATCGTATCTGCGCTGTCATTTTCGGTTTCACCTTTTACAAATGCAGTATCTAGGCATCAAGAGCGAGCGGCAGATGAATATGCGGTGAACCTGACAAAAGACGGGGAGTCAGGGGTGACCTCTTTTCAAAAGCTTGCAAAATCAGGGCTGTCACAGGTGAATCCACCCCTTTTAGTGAAGGTCTTTCGCTATGGACACCCAACCATGATGGAGAGAATCATGGAGATGGAAGAAGCAGCGAAAAAAGAAGAAGCAACGCATAAGCAATAA